The Bos javanicus breed banteng chromosome 18, ARS-OSU_banteng_1.0, whole genome shotgun sequence genome has a segment encoding these proteins:
- the LOC133230263 gene encoding uncharacterized protein LOC133230263 isoform X3: MQTLKPKPKARPFCLSVKGHVKLLRLALAATSMTLFILAQAPEPYIVVTGFEVASTFFFILLYILRLDRLISCLFWPLLDIINSVVAAVFMIVVSVLALIPETTTYTVLGGGLLIGAFIFFIIAEAPESYIAITILETCIVVFFILIYMLTLHHLMTYLHWPLLALCLTAATVCVIDATLVTKTMRNNLKKALGIKMITSGPLAPEPTPPTRTPTRGGPNAPTRATVKQRSQWQPSSKATSQRNPGGRL; encoded by the exons ATGCAGACCCTGAAACCGAAACCAAAGGCTCGCCCCTTCTGCTTAAGCGTGAAAGGCCACGTGAAGCTGCTGCGATTG gcACTAGCTGCGACATCTATGACCCTTTTCATCCTAGCACAAGCACCAGAGCCGTACATTGTCGTCACTGGATTTGAAGTCGcttctactttctttttcatacttttataTATACTCAGACTTGATCGATTAATTAGCTGTTTATTTTGGCCTTTACTT GATATTATCAACTCAGTGGTAGCAGCAGTATTCATGATAGTTGTATCTGTGTTGGCACTGATCCCAGAAACCACAACATATACAGTCCTTGGAGGG GGCCTTCTCATAGgggcattcatttttttcatcattGCCGAAGCCCCAGAGTCCTACATAGCAATCACCATTCTGGAAACCTGCATCGttgtttttttcattctaatATATATGCTAACCCTTCACCACTTGATGACTTATTTACATTGGCCCTTACTT GCCCTATGTCTCACAGCAGCAACCGTGTGTGTCATCGATGCAACTCTGGTCACCAAGACGATGAGGAATAACTTGAAAAAAGCCCTGGGAATCAAAATGATAACCAGTGGACCCTTGGCCCCGGAACCCACCCCACCCACAAGGACACCCACAAGGGGAGGCCCAAACGCACCTACAAGGGCAACTGTGAAGCAACGCAGCCAGTGGCAGCCATCCTCGAAAGCAACCTCGCAGAGGAACCCTGGTGGACGCCTATGA
- the LOC133230263 gene encoding uncharacterized protein LOC133230263 isoform X5, which translates to MDAEKDNPPSRASKSGRPPARSVRIAEGPHPERSSGSTLPEHRVSAAPSAYILKQPSTPATLSQEEKEAIQKRAEGRAKVPPKFRDSIKRFFFSPTGALKIIRLDLINSFITAVFLLIVAILAIQEKERRHLFYIGGALCLTAATVCVIDATLVTKTMRNNLKKALGIKMITSGPLAPEPTPPTRTPTRGGPNAPTRATVKQRSQWQPSSKATSQRNPGGRL; encoded by the exons ATGGATGCTGAAAAGGACAACCCACCTTCGAGGGCCTCGAAATCCGGGAGGCCTCCCGCGCGCTCTGTACGCATCGCAGAGGGGCCGCATCCCGAGCGCTCGAGTGGATCCACACTCCCCGAGCACCGCGTCAGCGCGGCGCCCTCAGCATACATACTCAAGCAGCCTTCAACCCCCGCGACCCTCAGCCAAGAAGAGAAGGAGGCCATCCAAAAGCGTGCTGAGGGCCGGGCCAAAGTCCCGCCCAAATTCAGGGACAGCATCAAGCGTTTTTTCTTCTCGCCCACAGGAGCCTTGAAGATCATTAGGCTG GATCTTATCAACAGTTTCATTACTGCGGTGTTCCTTTTAATAGTTGCCATCTTGGCaatacaagaaaaggaaagaaggcatTTGTTCTATATTGGAGGG GCCCTATGTCTCACAGCAGCAACCGTGTGTGTCATCGATGCAACTCTGGTCACCAAGACGATGAGGAATAACTTGAAAAAAGCCCTGGGAATCAAAATGATAACCAGTGGACCCTTGGCCCCGGAACCCACCCCACCCACAAGGACACCCACAAGGGGAGGCCCAAACGCACCTACAAGGGCAACTGTGAAGCAACGCAGCCAGTGGCAGCCATCCTCGAAAGCAACCTCGCAGAGGAACCCTGGTGGACGCCTATGA
- the LOC133230263 gene encoding CKLF-like MARVEL transmembrane domain-containing protein 1 isoform X1: protein MQTLKPKPKARPFCLSVKGHVKLLRLALAATSMTLFILAQAPEPYIVVTGFEVASTFFFILLYILRLDRLISCLFWPLLDIINSVVAAVFMIVVSVLALIPETTTYTVLGGGLLIGAFIFFIIAEAPESYIAITILETCIVVFFILIYMLTLHHLMTYLHWPLLDLINSFITAVFLLIVAILAIQEKERRHLFYIGGALCLTAATVCVIDATLVTKTMRNNLKKALGIKMITSGPLAPEPTPPTRTPTRGGPNAPTRATVKQRSQWQPSSKATSQRNPGGRL from the exons ATGCAGACCCTGAAACCGAAACCAAAGGCTCGCCCCTTCTGCTTAAGCGTGAAAGGCCACGTGAAGCTGCTGCGATTG gcACTAGCTGCGACATCTATGACCCTTTTCATCCTAGCACAAGCACCAGAGCCGTACATTGTCGTCACTGGATTTGAAGTCGcttctactttctttttcatacttttataTATACTCAGACTTGATCGATTAATTAGCTGTTTATTTTGGCCTTTACTT GATATTATCAACTCAGTGGTAGCAGCAGTATTCATGATAGTTGTATCTGTGTTGGCACTGATCCCAGAAACCACAACATATACAGTCCTTGGAGGG GGCCTTCTCATAGgggcattcatttttttcatcattGCCGAAGCCCCAGAGTCCTACATAGCAATCACCATTCTGGAAACCTGCATCGttgtttttttcattctaatATATATGCTAACCCTTCACCACTTGATGACTTATTTACATTGGCCCTTACTT GATCTTATCAACAGTTTCATTACTGCGGTGTTCCTTTTAATAGTTGCCATCTTGGCaatacaagaaaaggaaagaaggcatTTGTTCTATATTGGAGGG GCCCTATGTCTCACAGCAGCAACCGTGTGTGTCATCGATGCAACTCTGGTCACCAAGACGATGAGGAATAACTTGAAAAAAGCCCTGGGAATCAAAATGATAACCAGTGGACCCTTGGCCCCGGAACCCACCCCACCCACAAGGACACCCACAAGGGGAGGCCCAAACGCACCTACAAGGGCAACTGTGAAGCAACGCAGCCAGTGGCAGCCATCCTCGAAAGCAACCTCGCAGAGGAACCCTGGTGGACGCCTATGA
- the LOC133230263 gene encoding CKLF-like MARVEL transmembrane domain-containing protein 1 isoform X4, whose protein sequence is MQTLKPKPKARPFCLSVKGHVKLLRLDIINSVVAAVFMIVVSVLALIPETTTYTVLGGGLLIGAFIFFIIAEAPESYIAITILETCIVVFFILIYMLTLHHLMTYLHWPLLDLINSFITAVFLLIVAILAIQEKERRHLFYIGGALCLTAATVCVIDATLVTKTMRNNLKKALGIKMITSGPLAPEPTPPTRTPTRGGPNAPTRATVKQRSQWQPSSKATSQRNPGGRL, encoded by the exons ATGCAGACCCTGAAACCGAAACCAAAGGCTCGCCCCTTCTGCTTAAGCGTGAAAGGCCACGTGAAGCTGCTGCGATTG GATATTATCAACTCAGTGGTAGCAGCAGTATTCATGATAGTTGTATCTGTGTTGGCACTGATCCCAGAAACCACAACATATACAGTCCTTGGAGGG GGCCTTCTCATAGgggcattcatttttttcatcattGCCGAAGCCCCAGAGTCCTACATAGCAATCACCATTCTGGAAACCTGCATCGttgtttttttcattctaatATATATGCTAACCCTTCACCACTTGATGACTTATTTACATTGGCCCTTACTT GATCTTATCAACAGTTTCATTACTGCGGTGTTCCTTTTAATAGTTGCCATCTTGGCaatacaagaaaaggaaagaaggcatTTGTTCTATATTGGAGGG GCCCTATGTCTCACAGCAGCAACCGTGTGTGTCATCGATGCAACTCTGGTCACCAAGACGATGAGGAATAACTTGAAAAAAGCCCTGGGAATCAAAATGATAACCAGTGGACCCTTGGCCCCGGAACCCACCCCACCCACAAGGACACCCACAAGGGGAGGCCCAAACGCACCTACAAGGGCAACTGTGAAGCAACGCAGCCAGTGGCAGCCATCCTCGAAAGCAACCTCGCAGAGGAACCCTGGTGGACGCCTATGA
- the LOC133230263 gene encoding CKLF-like MARVEL transmembrane domain-containing protein 1 isoform X2 — MDAEKDNPPSRASKSGRPPARSVRIAEGPHPERSSGSTLPEHRVSAAPSAYILKQPSTPATLSQEEKEAIQKRAEGRAKVPPKFRDSIKRFFFSPTGALKIIRLGLLIGAFIFFIIAEAPESYIAITILETCIVVFFILIYMLTLHHLMTYLHWPLLDLINSFITAVFLLIVAILAIQEKERRHLFYIGGALCLTAATVCVIDATLVTKTMRNNLKKALGIKMITSGPLAPEPTPPTRTPTRGGPNAPTRATVKQRSQWQPSSKATSQRNPGGRL, encoded by the exons ATGGATGCTGAAAAGGACAACCCACCTTCGAGGGCCTCGAAATCCGGGAGGCCTCCCGCGCGCTCTGTACGCATCGCAGAGGGGCCGCATCCCGAGCGCTCGAGTGGATCCACACTCCCCGAGCACCGCGTCAGCGCGGCGCCCTCAGCATACATACTCAAGCAGCCTTCAACCCCCGCGACCCTCAGCCAAGAAGAGAAGGAGGCCATCCAAAAGCGTGCTGAGGGCCGGGCCAAAGTCCCGCCCAAATTCAGGGACAGCATCAAGCGTTTTTTCTTCTCGCCCACAGGAGCCTTGAAGATCATTAGGCTG GGCCTTCTCATAGgggcattcatttttttcatcattGCCGAAGCCCCAGAGTCCTACATAGCAATCACCATTCTGGAAACCTGCATCGttgtttttttcattctaatATATATGCTAACCCTTCACCACTTGATGACTTATTTACATTGGCCCTTACTT GATCTTATCAACAGTTTCATTACTGCGGTGTTCCTTTTAATAGTTGCCATCTTGGCaatacaagaaaaggaaagaaggcatTTGTTCTATATTGGAGGG GCCCTATGTCTCACAGCAGCAACCGTGTGTGTCATCGATGCAACTCTGGTCACCAAGACGATGAGGAATAACTTGAAAAAAGCCCTGGGAATCAAAATGATAACCAGTGGACCCTTGGCCCCGGAACCCACCCCACCCACAAGGACACCCACAAGGGGAGGCCCAAACGCACCTACAAGGGCAACTGTGAAGCAACGCAGCCAGTGGCAGCCATCCTCGAAAGCAACCTCGCAGAGGAACCCTGGTGGACGCCTATGA
- the LOC133230263 gene encoding chemokine-like factor isoform X6, whose product MQTLKPKPKARPFCLSVKGHVKLLRLALAATSMTLFILAQAPEPYIVVTGFEVASTFFFILLYILRLDRLISCLFWPLLDIINSVVAAVFMIVVSVLALIPETTTYTVLGGVFGLAASVFCIADGALIYRKLLFNPGGPYQKTDAHDKL is encoded by the exons ATGCAGACCCTGAAACCGAAACCAAAGGCTCGCCCCTTCTGCTTAAGCGTGAAAGGCCACGTGAAGCTGCTGCGATTG gcACTAGCTGCGACATCTATGACCCTTTTCATCCTAGCACAAGCACCAGAGCCGTACATTGTCGTCACTGGATTTGAAGTCGcttctactttctttttcatacttttataTATACTCAGACTTGATCGATTAATTAGCTGTTTATTTTGGCCTTTACTT GATATTATCAACTCAGTGGTAGCAGCAGTATTCATGATAGTTGTATCTGTGTTGGCACTGATCCCAGAAACCACAACATATACAGTCCTTGGAGGG GTGTTTGGACTCGCGGCCTCGGTGTTCTGTATTGCCGATGGGGCACTTATTTACCGGAAGCTGCTGTTTAATCCAGGTGGTCCTTATCAGAAAACTGATGCTCATGACAAACTAtga